One window from the genome of Diorhabda sublineata isolate icDioSubl1.1 chromosome 10, icDioSubl1.1, whole genome shotgun sequence encodes:
- the LOC130449712 gene encoding programmed cell death 6-interacting protein yields MAELLSIPLKKPSDVDLITPLKNLIQSRYSTADKPEDCSEAINEFSKQRSNAIWKAFEKYESSLEIIYGYYDQIVALESKIPPQELQVPFKWKDAFDKGNLFGTRMSLTITSLSFEKVCVLFNIAALQSNVAAAQSVESDEGLKLAAKLLQQSSGILSYLKSTVMLALQQDPTPDLNPDTLGALSQLMLAQAQQIFVHKAIHDNMKDVIVAKLASQCEDLYAECLKVFQRDNLKHIWDKEWIPMIAGKQAALGAVAEFYQSLVCKANKRIGEEIARLRRSSELFKASQSRSGRTFFGDLISKVDRNLNEATKDNDFIYHEIIPDVKALEPIGKAQPAKVLQVSHPMSQNFNDLFSELVPVAVHQALASYDIRKTEIVNTEITKLREATQMLNGLLASLNLPAAIEVTDNGDEVPPSILEKSNGVISLGGITELQRMITELPELLKRNQDILDETDRMLAEEKSSDDALRAQFKEKWTRTPSDNLTEMFKSNSAKYRQILNNAIEADKTVRAKFDTHKQGMELLSNGPGAIQSALPSGNGGSVGNSSAVQTLKELMEEVETIKAERVTIEEDLKNPTTDMKDTFLSALAKDGVINEAAISFENLGKTYGSLQKQVAESVEKQGPLIQKIQQAHSQFVSERGSTVGGREQMMCSLASAHDAFRDLLNNLQEGTKFYNDLTQMLVSFQNKVSDFCFARKTEKEELLKDLTQESSRTTPVQPAAPSYHSDPPKTYDATPGAPPQQAQSSGYLPYPVQSQNMPVPYGATANTPYPTYVPPPMPQGYNPYATMPYPSSYQFPQGPPGSYQNAQQAAQAPFPQQSNYGQQPGAYPPGAYPPGSYPTWR; encoded by the exons ATGGCCGAATTGTTATCAATTCCTCTAAAGAAACCAAGTGATGTGGATTTAATAACacctttaaaaaatttaatacaatctCGGTACAGCACTGCAGACAAACCCGAAGACTGCTCAGAAGCAATAAACGAGTTTTCAAAACAAAGGAGTAATGCCATTTGGAAAGCTTTTGAAAAATACGAAAGTTCGTTGGAAATTATTTATGG ATATTACGATCAAATAGTAGCTCTAGAAAGTAAAATACCACCTCAAGAATTACAAGTTCCTTTTAAATGGAAAGATGCTTTTGACAAAGGAAATCTTTTTGGAACACGAATGAGTTTAA CTATTACTTCTTTAAGTTTCGAAAAAGTTTGTGTTCTTTTTAACATTGCTGCTCTTCAAAGTAATGTGGCAGCTGCTCAAAGCGTCGAAAGTGATGAAGGGCTTAAATTGGCAGCAAAATTGTTACAA CAATCTTCAGGAATACTCAGTTACTTGAAATCTACAGTGATGCTTGCTTTACAGCAAGATCCAACACCTGATTTGAATCCTGATACTTTAGGAGCCTTATCTCAACTAATGTTGGCTCAAGCACAACAAATATTTGTTCATAAAGCCATTCATG ataatatGAAGGATGTGATTGTAGCAAAACTGGCTTCACAATGTGAAGATTTATATGCAGAATGTTTAAAAGTCTTTCAAAGGGATAATCTGAAACATATTTGGGATAAAGAATGGATACCTATG atTGCTGGTAAACAAGCAGCTCTGGGAGCCGTAGCTGAGTTTTATCAAAGTTTAGTTTGCAAAGCGAATAAACGTATCGGAGAAGAAATTGCAAGATTAAGG AGATCAAGTGAATTATTCAAGGCTTCCCAATCCAGATCAGGACGTACATTCTTTGGTGATTTGATTTCCAAAGTAGATAGAAATCTAAATGAAGCTACAAAAGATAACGATTTCATTTATCATGAAATTATTCCAGATGTTAAAGCTTTGGAGCCAATAG gtAAAGCACAACCTGCTAAAGTGTTGCAAGTAAGTCATCCGATGAGCcaaaatttcaatgatttattCTCGGAATTGGTACCAGTAGCAGTACACCAAGCATTGGCATCTTATGACATTCGAAAAACTGAAATTGTCAATACGGAAATTACTAAGTTAAGAGAAGCTACGCAAATGTTGAATGGACTTTTGGCAAGCTTAAATTTACCAGCTGCTATTGAAGTTACTGACAACGGCGACGAAGTACCTCCATCgatattagaaaaatcaaatgGTGTAATTTCTTTAG GTGGAATAACTGAATTACAAAGAATGATAACAGAACTTCCTGAGCTTCTTAAAAGAAACCAAGACATTTTGGATGAAACAGATAGAATGCTAGCAGAAGAAAAATCATCAGATGATGCCCTTCGAGCtcaattcaaagaaaaatggaCAAGAACTCCATCTGATAATCTTACAGAAATGTTTAAATCCAATTCGGCCAAATACAGACAAATCCTAAATAACGCAATAGAAGCAGATAAAACTGTCAGAGCTAAATTTGATACTCACAAGCAAG GTATGGAACTGTTGAGCAATGGACCGGGAGCTATACAAAGTGCATTGCCAAGTGGAAATGGAGGAAGTGTTGGTAATTCATCAGCCGTTCAAACTTTGAAAGAATTAATGGAAGAG GTGGAAACTATCAAAGCGGAAAGAGTAACTATAGAAGAAGATCTTAAAAATCCTACGACTGACATGAAAGACACATTCCTCAGCGCTCTGGCTAAAGATGGTGTTATCAACGAGGCAgctatttcatttgaaaatctCGGAAAAACATATGGATCTCTACAAAAACAAGTTGCAGAAAGTGTTGAAAAACAAGGAcctttaattcaaaaaatacaa cAAGCTCATTCTCAATTTGTATCAGAAAGAGGTTCTACTGTTGGAGGACGGGAACAAATGATGTGTTCATTGGCTTCTGCCCATGACGCTTTTAGAGATCTGCTGAATAATTTGCAAGAAGGCACTAAATTCTACAATGATTTAACTCAG atGTTAGTATCCTTCCAAAATAAAGTATCAGATTTCTGTTTCGCCAGAAAAACTGAGAAAGAAGAATTATTGAAGGATTTGACTCAAGAAAGCAGCAGAACAACGCCAGTACAACCTGCCGCTCCCAGTTATCATTCTG ATCCTCCAAAAACTTATGATGCCACACCAGGAGCCCCTCCTCAACAAGCGCAATCATCAGGTTACTTACCATACCCTGTTCAAAGTCAAAATATGCCAGTACCATATGGAGCTACTGCGAATACTCCATATCCTACTTACGTTCCTCCGCCAATGCCTCAAGGTTATAACCCATACGCAACTATGCCTTATCCAT ctTCTTACCAGTTTCCTCAAGGTCCACCGGGTTCTTATCAAAACGCTCAACAGGCCGCACAAGCGCCATTCCCTCAACAATCTAATTATGGACAGCAACCAGGAGCTTATCCACCCGGTGCTTATCCTCCGGGATCTTACCCGACATGGCGTTAA
- the LOC130449271 gene encoding uncharacterized protein LOC130449271: MSTNNKCKRNDGKIKEKKVTQNDDPNKYPKLSGGGGSQGTDFQIKLLVYCLLKGCDETFLLSTENKTTGKFDDVVFETEQSRFLIQAKHKVNKAKKLTWNELFPIENNNQESTDAETPVLNSTSEENQDEEKNSGGFNIYKYMNSFPKIKNSDNASAVILCTNMGIDLKKLNKDFNSEIRKKFLETTNTIVANTNRNFFIQKNIPENHIFGQIDGEIICVCFDINHLEEVKSFIQATNRINVDEDKINEFLIKFQIILMDVSVLDDNIRKKLRGIKIFNNFITDKFAINFLCEEIKLWFQSSKGIYLNEKKAVGYFCNMRSQYYIMTVKNELLISFKEPKDNQIKGCTKIFIKNKTFYKTALMKILQCTSENDTFFLNPEDDLYIQNQLIETFKLDRYTSIVVPVFDKSAEKLEIDTAIKIVKENKDKKIMLLTVENNKFAQKIPTENIINYVLKFSDLSAESQSKILAKKIKFQDEYLSINEIYGSEQDKMDETILLKFISEKNITVNEKNENCTTYVKQLKRFYIKRNIHFNGKPNTGKYPLFGRNSLSETDFCRLILNSVENQTTSKFILLSDVPGIGKSTLLSNMECIFRKTPYWVIKLNLRDCTEILLEAKEENWEFVDAKELFPKIDSTYQNIFKLPDKVIILIDSIDEIAPEYTDIVLKTLVNISSSGNIKRIVMASRPHVLKDIVDATNPVICEVDPFSHEDSQTFVLNYWKFKLKLDKLDKAKMYSQHLFKSLEHSVGFNRTKSFVGIPLQTKMIAEIFIEGYNDENNQWLGCKEYLESGEMSFPKKMNISKLFDMFINRKRQVYFNQQGNAKGNARTVKLYTETFNNSLEMHTVEALKLLFDKKYYKHFEIATTPLTDVNSLFDMGIVMYIEGKVQFVHQTFAEYFVAKYFVKLIENNNLSTDFIEFLINDVFLKFDKRQIIVLFMEHLLNLEKVEENIFESFALTLELSKQTELEVLAARGCFNILTLVIKKYRYPKELLYPIMNDNTFLHFAASYNATEFAKLLIEKGHCINEKNLKGSIPLHLAIDNNCQEIMDFLLSINNDILIKDINEDSLLHYAARMNNVNLATYLINKNIDLNMKNLRGETPLHQTIIYKSKEIFRLLMYNKCYIIVKDKQNDTPLHFAAKVGDCSIADELIKANHKVDVKNMREQSPLHYAIANRKEDMIEYLLEKYENINDIKDIEGNTLLHYAAKFNHFKTAEKLLSKGHDVDVKNNTGQLPIHFAVSRRSKDMIKLLLDDTNVKFEDGNSLLHIAAKLNDLDLAIILVNAKQDINVTNLNQQTPLQVAIISGHKEMIQFLMTGKYYNTSRDINGDTLLHAAVKKGDLETAKALIEQGHVIDRKNNRQETPLHLAIACKNNKLCLLLIENGHSMDIFDEQSNTVIHFAAKMNDVYLAKLYKERGYDLNVINASNKTPLYFAIVNKHKDIAIYLLDNGHRVNIRDLDGNTLLHHAAMNNNIEIAGLLIEKGHKVNVRNVRGHTPLYFSIYYKCKDMSKFLIQNDHSIFDEDCEKNTLLHIAAKTNEVEISRLLIELKHELNIFGETPLYVAIYSNSKDVIEYLLAVDINLDINRKYTASENTLLHEAVLYNDVDIVVLLKRKGHLVNIRNAKGLTPLHIAIANKYRNIIASLITGTDDLEVDLLHYAAENNAFQIADLLPKQQLNQKDSDGYTPLFLAVKNKSKGMFDFLIEADADIRDTDKDGNTLLHCAAFEGNFEAAVVLVEKNHPINVENLNGETPLHRLMASKIERNSAINIIKLLLDHGHRIDIEDKSGNILLHYACKLNAIDVIKILLDKNHNLDIINAKGESPLHVSIDSGSTESTKRLLSGVENNNVVDREGNTLLHYAVRKNDVETTSLLIFKRYEVNVINNRGETLVHLLIQKFNYKLLVFLLSNGVNPHVILQNGNTLLHLAAEKNNLDLAALLTAKGLSVNAVNSKKQTPLHIAIKEKSKSMSKFLLGEEIDVNCKDIDGNSYLHYAAKEDDIEIADLLLEKGHYVNVENLRKESPLYNSIQCRAKRMTKFLLDKGHNIETKDTNQNTLLHLAVKANDIDLALLLIERGHEVNVTNSNNETPLYWSVARKFKNITKLLLEKKHGIHYLVLGNTLLHTAVTQDDVETAALLIEHGHKIDTRNEKNETPFYYAVKHKRKEMTNFLFNHEDNNRTLNAEIALLLVKTINYMKSSMVFSISRDIMIRRYNDMSLLLLQNEGTIVVNDDVGNTLLHLVSETNDTEVGDLLIRCGHDINLRNSFEITPLYFACMNNSRDMCRLLLQKDHVDFHCPPGYDNESLLHWAVLQHDLKRVDLLLKKGHDVNVRNLKDETPLQIAFKHKFKSIIKRLLQQDEIDFASTVDEEGNTLLHFAVEDNDIDITDILLKKGLESDIRNLDNDTPIHIAFKLKLEEILQRLLFATPDFNVDDVTDNKGNTLLHFAVDKNNLELVNFLIREKHLIKVLNVHAETPVHLALNKRYIDILKILLRNTEVDLKDIVDSNNTKLIELAAEDVELENILLETSYY; the protein is encoded by the exons atgaGCACCAATAATAAGTGTAAAAGAAATGACgggaaaattaaagaaaaaaaggtCAC GCAAAATGATGACCCTAACAAATACCCCAAATTAAGTGGAGGAGGTGGTTCCCAAGGGACGGATTTCCAAATTAAACTATTAGTATATTGTCTTCTTAAAGGATGTGACGAAACATTTTTACTGTCCACTGAAAACAAAACGACAGGAAAATTCGATGATGTCGTTTTTGAAACAGAACAAAGTAGATTCCTCATTCAAGCAAAGCACAAAGTCAACAAAGCAAAGAAACTTACTTGGAACGAACTTTTTcctatagaaaataataaccaAGAGTCGACAGATGCG gaAACTCCAGTGTTAAATAGTACAAGTGAGGAAAATCAAGATGAAGAGAAAAATTCAGGCGGCTTCAATATCTACAAATATATGAATTCTtttcctaaaattaaaaatagtgaTAATGCAAGTGCCGTTATTTTATGTACTAATATGGGTATTGATCTCAAAAAGTTAAACAAGGATTTCAACagtgaaataagaaaaaaatttttggaaacaacAAATACTATTGTTGCTAACacgaatagaaatttttttattcaaaagaatATTCCTGAAAATCATATCTTTGGTCAAATTGATGGAGAAATAATCTGTGTTTGTTTCGATATTAATCATTTAGAAGAAGTGAAAAGTTTCATTCAAGCTACTAATAGAATTAATGTAGACGAAgataaaattaacgaatttcttataaaatttcaaatcattttgATGGATGTGTCAGTTCTTGATgacaatataagaaaaaaattgagaggaataaagatttttaataattttataacggACAAATTTGCTATTAATTTTCTATGTGAAGAAATTAAGCTTTGGTTTCAAAGTTCTAAAGGAATTTATCTGAATGAAAAAAAAGCCGTGggttacttttgtaatatgcGAAGTCAGTATTACATAATGACAGTCAAAAATGAATTGCTCATTTCGTTTAAAGAACCAAAAGATAATCAAATCAAAGggtgtacaaaaatatttatcaaaaacaaaacattttacaaGACTgctttaatgaaaatattacaatgTACATCTGAAAAcgatacattttttttgaatcCTGAAGATGATTTATATATACAGAATCAACTAATAGAGACTTTTAAACTAGATAGATATACGTCAATAGTTGTACCAGTATTTGACAAATCTGCGGAGAAATTAGAAATAGATACagcaataaaaattgtaaaagaaaataaagataaaaaaattatgttacttACAgtcgaaaataacaaatttgcaCAAAAAATCCCAaccgaaaatattataaattacgTTTTAAAATTTTCCGATCTTTCTGCGGAAAGTCAATCAAAAATACTagcaaaaaaaatcaagtttcaagatgaatatttatcaataaacgAAATTTACGGATCGGAACAAGATAAAATGGATGAAACGATactattaaaattcatttcgGAAAAGAATATTACTGttaacgaaaaaaatgaaaactgcACGACGTACGTAAAGCAATTGAAAAGATTCTATATAAAACggaatattcattttaatgGAAAACCAAATACCGGTAAATATCCATTATTCGGTAGAAACTCATTATCCGAAACCGATTTTTGTCGATTAATTTTAAACAGCGTAGAAAATCAAACAACAAGTAAATTCATACTTTTATCTGACGTTCCCGGTATTGGTAAAAGCACCTTACTGTCCAATATGGAATGCATATTTCGAAAAACACCCTACTGGGTGATAAAACTCAATTTAAGAGATTGTACCGAAATCCTATTAGAAGCCAAGGAAGAAAATTGGGAATTCGTAGATGCAAAAGAACTATTTCCAAAAATTGATTCCACTtatcaaaatatcttcaaacTTCCCGATAAAGTGATTATACTAATAGATTCAATAGATGAGATAGCTCCTGAATATACGGACATAGTCTTAAAAACTTTGGTCAATATTTCGAGTAGCGGCAATATAAAAAGAATAGTAATGGCATCTAGACCACACGTTTTAAAAGATATTGTTGACGCTACCAATCCGGTTATTTGTGAAGTCGATCCCTTTTCTCACGAGGATAGCCAaacttttgttttgaattactggaaatttaaattgaaattagacAAATTAGACAAAGCGAAAATGTATTcacaacatttatttaaaagctTAGAACACAGCGTCGGCTTTAATCGTACTAAAAGTTTCGTAGGGATCCCTCTTCAAACGAAAATGATCGCAGAAATCTTCATTGAGGGTTACAACGACGAAAATAATCAATGGCTTGGGTGTAAAGAGTATTTGGAAAGTGGCGAAATGTCTTTTCCGAAAAAGATGAACATATCAAAGTTATTTGATATGTTTATTAATAGAAAACGACAGGTCTACTTCAACCAACAAGGAAACGCGAAAGGTAATGCCAGGACTGTCAAATTATACACAGAAACGTTTAATAACTCACTAGAAATGCATACAGTGGAAgcgttaaaattattatttgataagaaATACTATAAACACTTTGAAATAGCTACAACGCCATTAACAGACGTAAATTCATTATTCGACATGGGTATCGTTATGTACATAGAAGGAAAGGTTCAATTTGTTCATCAAACATTTGCAGAATATTTCgtagcaaaatattttgttaaattaatagaaaataacaatttatctaCGGATTTCATCGAGTTTTTAATCAATGACGTTTTTTTAAAGTTTGATAAAAgacaaattattgtattgtttatGGAACACTTACTGAATCtagaaaaagttgaagaaaacaTATTTGAGTCGTTCGCTTTGACACTTGAGTTAAGTAAACAAACAGAGCTTGAAGTACTGGCAGCTCGAGGATGTTTCAATATCCTAActttggttataaaaaaatacagatatCCTAAAGAATTGTTATATCCTATTATGAACGACAATACTTTTCTTCACTTCGCAGCAAGTTATAATGCTACAGAATTCGCTAAACTTTTAATAGAAAAAGGACACTGTAtcaacgaaaaaaatttaaaaggaaGTATTCCTCTACATCTTGCAATTGATAATAATTGTCAAGAAATTATGGATTTTTTATTAAGTATCAACAATGATATATTAATCAAAGATATTAATGAAGATTCTTTACTTCACTATGCTGCAAGAATGAATAACGTTAACCTCGCCACGTAccttattaacaaaaacattgatttaaatatgaaaaatttgcgAGGAGAAACACCGTTACatcaaacaattatttataaatctaaagaaatatttagattattaatgtataataaatgttatattattgtAAAAGATAAACAAAACGACACTCCGTTACATTTCGCTGCTAAAGTTGGCGACTGCAGCATAGCTGATGAACTAATTAAAGCAAATCATAAAGTTGATGTGAAAAATATGCGTGAACAATCTCCTTTACATTACGCCATCGCTAACAGAAAAGAAGATATGATTGAATATTTGcttgagaaatatgaaaatattaacgatATCAAAGATATCGAGGGTAATACATTATTACATTACGCAgcaaaatttaatcattttaaaacaGCTGAAAAACTTCTATCTAAAGGACACGATgttgatgtaaaaaataataccGGACAATTACCTATTCATTTCGCAGTGAGTCGCAGAAGCAAAgacatgataaaattattgttagatGACACTAATGTTAAATTTGAAGATGGTAACAGTTTATTACATATCGCAGCTAAATTAAACGACTTAGATTTGGCGATTATTTTAGTTAACGCTAAACAAGATATTAACGTGACGAACTTGAATCAACAAACACCGTTACAAGTTGCAATTATATCAGGACATAAAGAAATGATACAATTTTTGATGActggaaaatattataatacatcGAGAGATATAAACGGCGATACATTGTTACATGCAGCTGTAAAAAAGGGTGATTTGGAAACTGCCAAAGCATTAATTGAACAAGGACACGTAATTGATAGGAAGAATAATCGACAAGAAACTCCTTTACATTTAGCCATAgcttgtaaaaataataaattatgtttattattgatagaaaatggACATAGTATGGATATTTTTGACGAGCAATCGAACACAGTGATACATTTTGCTGCAAAAATGAATGACGTATATCTAGCAAAGTTATATAAAGAACGTGGATATGATTTAAATGTAATCAATGCTTCCAATAAAACTCCATTATATTTCGCGATAGTTAATAAACATAAAGATATAGCGATTTATTTGTTAGATAACGGACACAGAGTTAATATACGAGATCTGGATGGAAACACTTTACTACACCACGCAGCTATgaacaataatattgaaatagccggtttattaatagaaaaaggACACAAAGTTAATGTGAGAAACGTACGTGGTCATACACCGTTATATTTCTCTATATACTATAAATGTAAagatatgtcaaaatttttaatccaaaaCGATCATAGTATATTTGATGAggattgtgaaaaaaataccTTACTACATATCGCTGCTAAAACGAATGAAGTTGAAATATCGAGATTACTGATAGAATTGAAACATGAATTGAATATATTCGGCGAAACTCCTCTTTACGTAGCTATTTACAGCAATTCCAAAGATGTTATAGAATATCTACTAGCAGTCGATATTAACCTCGatataaatcgaaaatatacaGCCAGTGAGAATACACTGTTACACGAAGCTGTGCTCTATAACGACGTCgatattgtagttttattaaaacGAAAAGGGCATTTGGTGAATATACGAAACGCAAAAGGTCTAACTCCTTTACATATAGCTATTGCTAATAAATACAGAAATATTATAGCTTCTTTAATTACCGGAACCGATGATCTCGAAGTAGACCTATTACATTACGCTGCCGAAAATAACGCTTTCCAAATAGCAGATTTATTACCGAAGCAACAACTAAATCAAAAAGACTCAGATGGGTATACCCCGTTGTTTCTCGCggttaaaaataaatctaaggGAATGTTTGATTTCTTAATTGAAGCAGATGCTGATATCAGAGATACAGATAAAGATGGTAATACGTTACTACATTGCGCCGCATTCGAAGGTAATTTTGAAGCTGCTGTTGTATTGGTTGAGAAAAATCATCCAATAAACGTTGAGAATTTGAACGGTGAAACCCCTCTTCATCGACTGATGGCTAGTAAGATTGAAAGAAATAGTgcaattaatattataaaattattattagatcaCGGGCATAGGATAGATATAGAAGATAAAAGTGGCAATATTTTACTACATTATGCTTGTAAATTAAACGCAATTGacgttattaaaatattattagataaaaatcACAATTTAGATATCATAAATGCGAAAGGAGAATCACCACTGCACGTATCTATCGATAGTGGTTCAACGGAATCGACGAAACGCTTGTTGAGCGGcgttgaaaataataatgttgtAGATAGAGAAGGTAACACGTTATTACATTATGCTGTAAGGAAAAATGATGTCGAAACTACATctttactaatttttaaacGATATGAAGTTAATGTAATAAACAATCGTGGCGAAACTCTTGTTcatttattgatacaaaaattcaattacaagTTATTGGTATTTCTGTTGAGTAACGGTGTGAATCCACATGTTATATTACAAAACGGAAATACTTTGTTACATTTAGCCGCTGAAAAAAATAACCTCGACCTTGCCGCTTTATTAACTGCCAAAGGGTTATCAGTAAACGCCGttaattcaaaaaaacaaacaccTCTACATATCGCAATAAAAGAGAAATCAAAAAGTatgtcgaaatttttattaggtGAAGAAATTGATGTTAATTGCAAAGATATAGATGGAAATTCGTACTTACACTATGCAGCTAAAGAGGATGACATTGAAATAGCTGATTTATTACTCGAAAAAGGTCATTACGTGAATGTggaaaatttaagaaaagaatCGCCGTTATATAATTCTATTCAATGTAGAGCGAAGCGTATGACGAAATTTCTTCTCGACAAAGGACATAACATTGAAACAAAAGATACTAATCAAAATACATTACTGCATTTAGCTGTAAAAGCAAATGATATAGATTTGGCTTTGTTATTAATTGAAAGAGGTCACGAAGTTAATGTTACCAATTCAAATAACGAAACTCCTCTTTACTGGAGCGTAgctagaaaatttaaaaatataaccaaattaCTTCTCGAGAAAAAACACGGAATTCATTATCTTGTTTTAGGTAATACACTTTTACATACTGCTGTAACTCAAGACGATGTTGAAACTGCAGCACTACTCATTGAACACGGCCATAAAATAGATACCAGAAACGAAAAAAACGAAACACCTTTTTATTATGCAgttaaacataaaagaaaagaaatgaCAAATTTTCTGTTCAATCATGAAGATAATAATCGAACTTTGAATGCTGAAATTGCGTTACTATTAGTTAAAACTATCAACTATATGAAATCATCGATGGTATTTTCGATTTCGCGCGATATAATGATTCGACGATATAATGACATGTCGTTGTTATTGTTACAAAATGAAGGAACAATCGTAGTGAATGATGATGTTGGAAACACGTTGTTGCATTTAGTTTCGGAAACTAATGATACCGAAGTAGGAGATTTACTTATACGATGCGGACATGATATAAATTTAAgaaattcttttgaaataacCCCGTTATATTTTGCGTGTATGAATAACTCAAGGGATATGTGTAGACTTTTACTGCAAAAGGATCACGTCGATTTTCATTGCCCACCTGGCTATGATAACGAATCGTTGTTGCATTGGGCAGTCTTGCAACATGATCTGAAACGTGtagatttattattgaaaaaaggaCACGATGTTAACGTGCGGAATTTGAAAGACGAAACTCCTTTACAAATCGCgtttaaacataaatttaagAGTATTATTAAAAGATTATTGCAACAAGATGAAATAGATTTTGCAAGTACGGTAGATGAAGAAGGTAATACATTATTACACTTTGCTGTTGAAGATAATGATATTGATATTACggatattttgttgaaaaaggGACTTGAAAGTGATATTAGAAATTTGGATAACGATACACCTATTCATATAgcgtttaaattaaaattggaagaaatattACAGCGTTTATTATTTGCCACACCTGATTTTAACGTTGACGATGTTACCGATAATAAAGGAAATACGTTATTACACTTCGCTGTTGACAAAAACAATTTGGAATtagtaaattttttgataagagAAAAACATTTGATCAAAGTTTTAAATGTACATGCCGAAACGCCGGTACATTTAGCACTCAACAAAAGGTATATagacatattaaaaatattattgagaaataCTGAAGTCGATTTAAAGGATATTGTTgattcaaacaacacaaagttaATAGAATTAGCTGCTGAAGATGTAGAACTTGagaatatattattagaaacatcATATTATTAA